The following proteins are encoded in a genomic region of Pikeienuella piscinae:
- a CDS encoding MFS transporter, with product MTDAALASTRNATATGATFSILLAISICHLVNDVMQSLLAAIYPMLKAEFSLDFWHIGLLTLCFQFTASLLQPLVGLVIDRKPMPWSLPVGMAATMCGLALLAAAPRYGLLICGAALIGFGSAIFHPEASRVARAAAGGRYGMAQSIFQVGGNIGSASGPLLAAFIVLPFGRGAVGWFALMALTGLLILIWVSRWHARERVAAALRPAPAATSALPRKRVRVAIGVLVALIFSKYVYMAAMSSYYMFFLIERFDMGTQSAQKMLFLFLASVAFGTMVGGPIGDRIGRRTVIWVSILGVLPFTMLLPYVDYFWTGVLSVIIGATLASAFPAIIVYGQELMPGRVGMVAGLFFGVAFGIGGIAAAVLGLLADQIGIETVFRLCAFLPILGLLTVLLPKRGELPG from the coding sequence ATGACCGACGCCGCCCTGGCTTCAACGCGCAACGCCACCGCAACCGGAGCCACGTTTTCGATTTTGCTGGCGATCAGCATCTGCCATCTGGTGAATGATGTGATGCAGTCGCTACTGGCTGCGATCTATCCGATGCTGAAGGCGGAATTCTCGCTCGACTTCTGGCATATCGGTCTTCTGACGCTTTGCTTTCAATTCACAGCGTCGCTGTTGCAACCTCTGGTTGGCCTTGTCATCGACCGCAAGCCGATGCCGTGGTCGCTGCCGGTGGGGATGGCGGCGACGATGTGCGGGCTCGCCTTGCTGGCGGCGGCGCCGCGCTACGGGTTGTTGATCTGCGGCGCGGCGCTGATCGGTTTCGGCTCGGCGATCTTTCACCCCGAGGCGTCGCGAGTCGCGCGGGCCGCCGCTGGTGGACGCTACGGAATGGCCCAGTCGATCTTTCAGGTTGGCGGCAACATCGGATCGGCGTCCGGGCCATTGCTGGCGGCTTTCATCGTGCTGCCGTTTGGACGCGGCGCCGTCGGGTGGTTCGCGCTGATGGCGCTGACCGGCTTGCTGATCCTGATCTGGGTCAGCCGCTGGCATGCGCGCGAACGCGTGGCCGCAGCCCTGCGCCCGGCGCCCGCGGCCACGTCGGCCCTGCCGCGCAAACGCGTCAGGGTGGCGATCGGCGTGCTCGTGGCGCTGATCTTCTCGAAATACGTCTACATGGCGGCCATGAGCAGTTACTACATGTTCTTCCTGATCGAACGGTTCGACATGGGCACCCAGAGCGCGCAGAAGATGCTCTTTCTGTTTCTCGCCTCCGTCGCTTTCGGCACGATGGTCGGCGGGCCGATCGGCGACCGGATCGGTCGACGCACGGTGATCTGGGTCTCGATCCTCGGCGTTCTTCCGTTCACCATGCTGCTGCCCTATGTCGATTATTTCTGGACCGGTGTGCTCAGCGTCATCATCGGCGCGACGCTAGCCTCGGCGTTTCCGGCGATCATCGTCTATGGACAGGAACTGATGCCGGGGCGCGTCGGCATGGTGGCGGGGCTGTTCTTCGGCGTGGCTTTCGGCATTGGCGGCATCGCGGCGGCGGTATTGGGGCTGCTGGCGGACCAGATCGGCATTGAAACCGTTTTCAGGCTCTGCGCGTTCCTGCCGATCCTGGGCCTGCTGACCGTCCTGTTGCCCAAGCGCGGCGAATTACCCGGGTGA
- a CDS encoding TRAP transporter large permease, whose amino-acid sequence MTMTLVFGGLILLLLTGMPIFAALGLAATAILLIFEGGIGSVADTIFAHLNKSILMAIPLFVFMAQVMMRAKVIDDLYDMAHTVVGHIRGGLGVATVLSCTIFAAISGSSVATALSIGSSAIPQMKRFGYPERGALGVIAAGGTLGILIPPSGPMILYAIVSEVSIGALFLAGIAPGLLMALIFSIYCLADARRNRLTETPDWAGWRKVATAFRRSFWAVMAPPVVMGGIYLGVFTATEAAAAGSLYALLVATLVYRNFGLRDLWICAWSSMRTSMMVFMIIAAAAMFGHAITIIRLPYGVTEAVAAMGLGPFSFILIVMAMIFVMGMFFESISIILITTPILLPTMIALDIDLVWYGVLLMINLELAMITPPVGMNLFVIKGITDAPLSEVVRGAAPYVILMVGGLALLLAAPGLATWLPRSAGFG is encoded by the coding sequence ATGACGATGACGCTGGTTTTCGGCGGGCTTATCCTCCTCCTGCTCACCGGAATGCCGATCTTCGCCGCTCTCGGGCTCGCAGCGACGGCGATCCTGCTGATCTTCGAAGGCGGGATCGGCTCCGTCGCCGACACGATCTTCGCACATCTCAACAAGTCGATCCTGATGGCGATCCCGCTTTTCGTCTTCATGGCCCAGGTGATGATGCGCGCGAAAGTGATCGACGATCTTTATGACATGGCGCATACGGTGGTCGGCCATATCCGTGGCGGTCTCGGGGTTGCGACCGTCCTTTCGTGCACCATCTTCGCCGCCATATCCGGCTCCTCCGTCGCCACGGCGCTTTCCATCGGGTCGAGCGCGATCCCGCAGATGAAGCGTTTCGGCTACCCCGAGCGCGGCGCGCTCGGCGTCATCGCGGCGGGCGGGACGCTCGGCATACTCATCCCGCCTTCGGGGCCGATGATTCTCTATGCGATCGTCTCCGAGGTCTCGATCGGCGCGCTCTTTCTTGCCGGAATCGCGCCCGGCCTGCTCATGGCGCTGATCTTCTCGATTTATTGCCTGGCCGATGCGCGGCGAAACCGGTTGACCGAAACGCCCGACTGGGCCGGATGGCGGAAGGTCGCGACGGCTTTCCGGCGCTCCTTCTGGGCGGTGATGGCGCCGCCGGTCGTGATGGGCGGAATCTATCTCGGCGTATTCACGGCGACCGAGGCGGCGGCGGCGGGTTCGCTCTACGCGCTTCTGGTGGCGACGCTGGTCTACCGCAATTTCGGACTGCGCGATCTCTGGATATGCGCCTGGTCGTCGATGCGGACGTCGATGATGGTATTCATGATCATCGCCGCCGCCGCGATGTTCGGTCATGCGATCACGATCATCCGCCTGCCCTACGGAGTGACGGAGGCGGTCGCGGCGATGGGGCTTGGCCCCTTCTCTTTCATCCTCATCGTGATGGCGATGATCTTCGTCATGGGAATGTTCTTCGAGTCGATCTCGATCATCCTGATCACGACGCCGATCCTGTTGCCGACGATGATCGCGCTGGACATCGACCTGGTCTGGTACGGGGTGCTGCTGATGATCAACCTCGAACTCGCGATGATCACGCCGCCGGTCGGGATGAACCTGTTCGTCATCAAGGGCATCACGGATGCGCCGCTGTCGGAGGTCGTGCGCGGCGCTGCGCCCTATGTCATCCTGATGGTCGGCGGTCTGGCGTTGCTTCTGGCGGCGCCGGGGCTGGCGACGTGGCTTCCTCGAAGCGCCGGGTTCGGGTGA
- a CDS encoding TRAP transporter small permease — MAQHNKREAAAAASFLSRRIVAPLTWLGGAISTLLILGAFGLIVAAVVRRYVFSAPIRFTDEVAGWALVAAIMFGAAEAYRQGDHISIDLVTARLPDKARRAMGVFSDLSVLAFAIAIGRSAWDAVTFARGFGMYTTGHIVMETWILQTPLIAGATLLGLAAMTKLAERFTGRRAP, encoded by the coding sequence ATGGCGCAGCATAACAAGCGGGAGGCGGCTGCGGCCGCCTCCTTTCTCTCGCGCCGGATCGTCGCGCCGCTGACATGGCTCGGCGGCGCGATCAGCACGCTGCTGATCCTCGGCGCATTCGGTCTGATCGTCGCCGCGGTCGTGCGCCGCTATGTATTTTCCGCTCCGATCCGCTTCACCGACGAGGTGGCCGGATGGGCGCTGGTCGCCGCGATCATGTTCGGCGCGGCCGAGGCGTATCGCCAGGGCGATCACATCAGCATCGACCTCGTAACCGCCCGTCTGCCGGACAAAGCGCGGCGCGCAATGGGCGTATTCTCCGATCTCTCCGTGCTCGCCTTTGCGATCGCAATTGGCCGAAGCGCGTGGGACGCCGTCACCTTCGCGCGCGGCTTCGGGATGTACACCACCGGTCACATCGTAATGGAGACTTGGATCCTGCAGACTCCGCTCATCGCCGGCGCAACGCTGCTCGGCCTCGCCGCGATGACGAAACTGGCGGAGAGGTTCACGGGACGGCGCGCGCCATGA
- the dctP gene encoding TRAP transporter substrate-binding protein DctP codes for MKTLKIALAASALAVVAAPAGAVETMRCSHQLPPAHHIAKVVDRWAAAVEEYSDGEIDVQVFGADSLVGARENIVAVAKGDIECAFSLNFQWGKTLPIMNVTIAPYAFADLDIWRHWHESEAAAYLEEKLLEKGVKNVVWMFQTNTSVFTSNGDFLLAPDDFKGVKIRGLVPSFDAGLAALGATTVTMPGSEVYQALATGVVDAGITDVAAAVSRKYFEVQDHFVVTPVLSAYLHGYLNPAFYDGLSDNAKAALEKAKADAGVWAVEASIEAAAAAPDELRAKGVEVHIATDAENAALEAVMRPAFDEAFGDSEEAAKLIELVGKL; via the coding sequence ATGAAGACCCTGAAAATCGCGCTGGCGGCATCTGCGCTCGCCGTCGTGGCCGCGCCCGCCGGCGCGGTCGAGACAATGCGCTGCTCGCACCAGCTTCCGCCCGCGCATCACATCGCCAAGGTCGTGGATCGCTGGGCGGCCGCGGTTGAGGAATATTCCGATGGCGAGATCGACGTTCAGGTGTTCGGCGCCGACAGCCTCGTGGGCGCGCGCGAGAACATCGTGGCCGTCGCCAAGGGCGACATCGAATGCGCCTTCTCGCTGAACTTCCAGTGGGGCAAGACGCTGCCGATCATGAACGTCACGATCGCCCCCTACGCCTTCGCGGATCTCGACATCTGGCGGCACTGGCATGAATCGGAGGCTGCGGCCTATCTTGAGGAGAAGCTTCTCGAGAAGGGTGTGAAGAACGTCGTCTGGATGTTCCAGACCAATACCTCGGTTTTTACCTCGAATGGTGATTTTCTGCTCGCCCCCGATGACTTCAAGGGGGTGAAGATCCGGGGACTGGTGCCCTCCTTCGACGCCGGCCTCGCCGCGCTCGGCGCGACGACAGTCACGATGCCAGGCTCCGAAGTCTATCAAGCGCTCGCCACCGGCGTGGTCGACGCCGGAATCACCGATGTGGCGGCGGCGGTGAGCCGGAAATACTTCGAGGTGCAGGATCACTTCGTGGTGACGCCGGTGCTCTCCGCCTATCTCCACGGCTATCTCAATCCAGCCTTTTATGACGGGCTTTCCGACAATGCGAAGGCCGCGCTGGAAAAGGCGAAGGCCGACGCCGGCGTCTGGGCCGTAGAGGCCTCGATCGAAGCTGCCGCCGCGGCTCCGGATGAGCTTCGCGCCAAGGGCGTCGAGGTGCATATCGCGACGGATGCGGAGAACGCCGCGCTCGAAGCGGTGATGCGTCCGGCCTTCGACGAAGCGTTCGGCGACAGTGAGGAGGCCGCAAAGCTCATTGAGCTTGTCGGCAAACTTTAA
- a CDS encoding hydroxymethylglutaryl-CoA lyase, with protein sequence MKRVAEIYPSDRVTLREVGLRDGLQLVQDFPSTEAKIEWLRRETEAGVRHFELGSFLPVSRMPQFADLGDLIETTERLGLHSAALALNERGVENAVASVVAEIGCVVSATEEHSQANMRRSRADAIALVGRAAALAKATPRRPLVNAGLSMAFGCSIAGEVDPDEVLRLIDACIEAGADVVGVADTVGFTGPKQVGGLTARATKLCGETPLVVHLHDTRGMGVANAAAALDNGCRVLDGSLGGLGGCPFAPGASGNVVYEDLVFLAETMGFRTGVDLDALKAARAVAEGAMPGESFHGALAKAGPPLTEWRL encoded by the coding sequence GTGAAGCGCGTTGCGGAAATATACCCGTCCGACCGGGTGACGCTTCGCGAAGTCGGTCTACGTGACGGTTTGCAACTCGTTCAGGACTTTCCGTCGACGGAAGCGAAGATCGAATGGCTGCGGCGGGAGACGGAGGCCGGGGTCCGACATTTCGAGCTCGGCTCCTTCCTGCCGGTCAGCCGGATGCCTCAATTCGCCGATCTCGGCGACCTGATCGAGACCACGGAGCGGCTTGGCCTCCATTCCGCCGCGTTGGCGCTCAACGAGCGCGGCGTCGAGAACGCCGTCGCGTCGGTCGTTGCGGAGATCGGCTGCGTCGTCTCGGCGACCGAAGAACACAGTCAGGCGAATATGCGCCGCTCCCGCGCGGATGCGATCGCACTGGTCGGGCGCGCCGCCGCACTGGCGAAGGCGACGCCCCGGCGGCCGCTGGTCAACGCGGGCCTCTCCATGGCGTTCGGCTGTTCGATCGCCGGCGAGGTTGATCCAGACGAAGTTCTCCGCCTCATCGATGCATGCATCGAGGCCGGGGCCGATGTCGTCGGCGTCGCCGACACGGTGGGTTTCACCGGGCCCAAACAGGTCGGTGGGCTGACCGCTCGCGCGACGAAACTCTGCGGGGAGACGCCGCTCGTCGTCCATCTTCACGACACGCGCGGCATGGGGGTCGCCAACGCCGCAGCAGCGCTGGACAACGGCTGCCGCGTGCTGGACGGCTCGCTCGGAGGGCTTGGCGGCTGCCCTTTCGCGCCCGGCGCCTCCGGCAATGTCGTCTACGAGGATCTGGTCTTTCTCGCCGAGACGATGGGCTTCAGGACCGGCGTCGATCTCGACGCGCTGAAAGCCGCGCGCGCTGTCGCCGAGGGGGCGATGCCGGGCGAAAGCTTTCACGGCGCGCTCGCGAAAGCTGGACCACCCTTGACCGAATGGCGGCTTTGA
- a CDS encoding CaiB/BaiF CoA transferase family protein produces the protein MDTGFRPLDGVSVIEMTHMIMGPSCGQFLAFLGADVIKIEPPEGDKTRALTGMGRGFFPTFNRGKRSVTLDLKAPEGRAALDRLLTGADVFVENFRDVSLTKMGYAPDALRAKHPRLIVASCKGFLHGPYENRTAMDEVVQMMTGLAHMTGPTGRPLRIGSSANDIMGGLFGAFAVLAALLERRDTGEGRALRVGLFENCLLLVAQHMVQFDIEGREAPPMPEREFSWPIYDIFETKEGRQIFLGAVTEGQWAVLCRILGLNALLDDPELQSRMDQINQRDRTVPIFAATVRTRGFDELCEACEAAGIPFAPIRRPAEMYDDPHVLRPGGLSQSNLPEGGTFRAPVLPFEVDGGNPAPAALDVPGAGADTDAILKALGLSPTEIAAASGRAKEAAS, from the coding sequence ATGGACACCGGGTTTCGGCCGCTCGACGGCGTCAGCGTCATCGAGATGACGCATATGATCATGGGCCCGTCCTGCGGTCAGTTTCTCGCGTTTCTCGGCGCCGACGTGATCAAGATCGAGCCGCCGGAGGGCGACAAGACCCGGGCCTTGACCGGCATGGGTCGCGGGTTCTTCCCCACGTTCAATCGCGGCAAACGATCCGTCACGCTCGATCTCAAAGCGCCGGAAGGACGCGCCGCGCTCGACAGGCTGCTGACCGGCGCCGATGTTTTCGTCGAGAACTTCCGCGATGTGTCGCTGACGAAAATGGGTTATGCGCCGGACGCGTTGCGCGCGAAACATCCCCGGCTGATCGTCGCATCGTGCAAGGGTTTCCTGCACGGCCCCTACGAAAACCGCACCGCGATGGACGAGGTGGTGCAGATGATGACCGGCTTGGCCCATATGACCGGTCCGACCGGGCGGCCACTGCGGATCGGCTCTTCCGCCAACGACATCATGGGCGGGCTCTTCGGCGCCTTCGCCGTGCTCGCGGCGCTGCTTGAGCGCCGGGACACCGGCGAAGGCCGGGCGCTCCGCGTTGGGCTTTTCGAGAATTGCCTGCTGCTCGTCGCGCAGCACATGGTGCAGTTCGACATCGAAGGCCGAGAGGCGCCGCCGATGCCGGAGCGCGAATTCTCCTGGCCAATCTACGATATTTTCGAGACGAAGGAGGGTCGGCAGATTTTCCTCGGTGCGGTCACCGAAGGGCAATGGGCGGTGCTCTGCCGGATTCTCGGGCTCAACGCGTTGCTGGATGATCCGGAACTGCAATCCCGGATGGATCAGATCAACCAGCGTGACCGCACCGTGCCGATCTTTGCGGCGACCGTCCGCACCCGCGGGTTTGACGAACTTTGCGAGGCGTGCGAGGCGGCTGGCATTCCCTTCGCGCCGATCCGCCGGCCGGCGGAGATGTATGACGACCCGCACGTGTTGAGGCCCGGCGGTTTGAGCCAGTCCAACCTGCCCGAGGGCGGGACGTTCCGCGCGCCGGTTCTGCCCTTCGAGGTCGACGGAGGAAACCCGGCGCCCGCCGCGCTCGACGTTCCCGGCGCCGGCGCCGACACCGACGCGATCCTGAAGGCCCTCGGCCTGTCCCCGACGGAGATTGCCGCGGCCTCGGGCCGCGCGAAGGAGGCTGCATCGTGA
- a CDS encoding LysR family transcriptional regulator — protein MDNRQLWYFAAIYEEGALAHAATRERVAVSALSRHLANLEAELGVKLFAREPRGVRPTAAGERLYSHARAILRATAAAEADLRDAGREVAGEISVGMAYSAMKAIGVPLMRRVLAEHPKLRLTLTESLSGSTLLHLLSSEIDIAVVFNPPADPRLRVQPVLEERMVLVGRPDMIGEPDLPIRFDDILKLPLIILRQGLSARAIVDDGALLKRLERRARFEMNSVSGIAGSLVQGLGCAVGARLFMQEYLDGGALAARPIVEPELRRALCICEIADQPATFALETVRRLCIRLSLDAVESGAWEARSVIDPHSGPY, from the coding sequence ATGGACAACAGGCAACTCTGGTATTTCGCCGCGATCTATGAAGAGGGCGCGCTCGCTCACGCCGCGACTCGTGAACGCGTCGCCGTCTCAGCCTTGAGCAGGCATCTCGCCAACCTCGAGGCGGAACTCGGCGTGAAGCTCTTCGCGCGTGAGCCGAGGGGCGTCCGGCCGACCGCCGCCGGCGAACGCCTTTACAGCCACGCCCGCGCCATCCTCCGCGCCACCGCAGCGGCGGAGGCGGATCTTCGCGATGCGGGCCGGGAGGTGGCGGGCGAAATTTCCGTGGGCATGGCGTATTCCGCGATGAAGGCGATCGGCGTCCCATTGATGCGCCGTGTGCTCGCCGAACATCCGAAGCTGCGCCTGACCTTGACCGAGAGCCTGTCAGGCTCCACCCTTCTTCATCTTCTATCGTCCGAGATCGATATCGCGGTCGTCTTCAACCCCCCGGCGGACCCGCGGTTGCGGGTTCAGCCGGTTCTGGAGGAACGGATGGTCCTCGTCGGGCGGCCAGACATGATCGGCGAGCCTGACCTGCCGATCCGGTTCGACGATATCTTGAAACTCCCGCTCATCATCTTGCGCCAAGGCCTCTCCGCGCGCGCGATCGTCGATGACGGCGCGCTGCTGAAGAGATTGGAAAGGCGCGCCCGATTCGAGATGAACTCCGTGTCCGGCATCGCCGGCTCGCTCGTTCAGGGTCTCGGCTGCGCGGTGGGCGCCCGGCTCTTCATGCAGGAATATCTCGATGGCGGCGCGCTCGCTGCTCGTCCGATCGTCGAGCCGGAGCTACGCCGCGCGCTCTGTATCTGTGAGATCGCCGACCAGCCCGCCACATTCGCGCTGGAGACAGTGCGCCGACTCTGCATCCGTCTCTCGCTGGACGCCGTCGAAAGCGGCGCGTGGGAGGCGCGCAGCGTGATCGATCCCCACTCAGGTCCGTATTAG
- a CDS encoding patatin-like phospholipase family protein, translating to MDHGSRGAVSERPGKIGLVLQGGGARGAYQVGALKAVAEITGRRRSPFQIVCGASVGAINAAPLAAASSNFQWGTRRLEALWRSLKSDAVYVTSAPTILATAFKWFWALMFSRNGAPSALLDNAPLARLLEREFDRRQLERAIRAGTLHALCITAASFSTGRAVTFFTGHGEIEEWRRARRRGVRAEIGARHLVASSSLPFIFAPVKLSDQYFGDGSLRLTAPLSPAIRAGADRLFVIAARDNLPDEGGAADAPAPTFGEMAGHALDILFNDNLDADHERLTRINNTVSLLSEDARSKTPLREIETLRLSPSQDLRDFAVRYANEMPAFIRLLMRSIGSWGKDGRLISYLLFEPGYITALIDLGYADTMARRDEVRQFLRR from the coding sequence GTGGACCACGGGTCGCGCGGAGCAGTGTCGGAAAGGCCGGGAAAGATCGGGCTGGTCCTGCAGGGCGGCGGGGCGCGTGGCGCGTATCAGGTCGGCGCGCTCAAGGCGGTCGCGGAGATCACCGGCAGGCGGAGATCGCCCTTTCAGATCGTCTGCGGCGCTTCGGTGGGCGCGATCAACGCCGCGCCTCTTGCGGCGGCGTCGAGCAATTTTCAGTGGGGCACGCGGCGCCTTGAAGCGTTATGGCGCTCACTGAAATCCGACGCGGTATATGTGACCAGCGCCCCGACGATCCTCGCGACTGCGTTCAAATGGTTCTGGGCGCTGATGTTCAGCCGGAACGGCGCCCCGAGCGCGCTGCTGGACAACGCGCCCCTCGCGCGGCTCCTCGAACGTGAATTCGATCGACGGCAGCTCGAGCGGGCGATCAGGGCCGGCACGCTTCATGCGCTTTGCATCACCGCCGCAAGCTTTTCCACTGGACGGGCGGTGACGTTTTTTACCGGTCACGGCGAGATAGAAGAATGGCGGCGCGCCCGGCGCCGGGGCGTGCGGGCGGAAATAGGCGCGCGGCACCTCGTAGCGTCATCGTCGCTGCCTTTCATATTCGCGCCGGTCAAGTTGAGCGATCAGTATTTTGGCGACGGTTCGCTCCGGCTGACCGCGCCCCTCTCGCCCGCGATCCGCGCCGGGGCCGACAGGCTGTTCGTCATCGCCGCCCGCGACAATCTTCCGGACGAGGGTGGCGCGGCCGACGCGCCGGCGCCGACATTCGGGGAGATGGCGGGCCACGCGCTCGACATCCTTTTCAACGACAATCTGGACGCCGATCATGAACGGCTCACCCGGATCAACAACACGGTGTCCCTGCTGAGCGAGGACGCCCGTTCGAAGACACCGCTACGCGAAATCGAGACGCTGAGACTCTCGCCCTCGCAGGATCTGCGCGACTTCGCCGTGCGGTATGCGAATGAGATGCCGGCCTTCATCCGGCTGCTGATGCGCAGTATCGGCTCCTGGGGCAAGGACGGGCGCCTCATCAGTTATCTGCTATTCGAACCCGGCTACATCACCGCGCTGATCGATCTCGGTTACGCCGACACCATGGCGCGCAGGGATGAGGTCCGTCAGTTCCTTCGGAGATGA
- a CDS encoding DksA/TraR family C4-type zinc finger protein, whose protein sequence is MAGGWARDGAVNEQIEASIEDELNRMRLARGPIGESLVHCAECDEPIPEARRRAIPGVKLCVECQSERDSRPVARGGINRRGSKDSQLK, encoded by the coding sequence ATGGCTGGAGGCTGGGCGCGCGACGGCGCGGTGAACGAACAGATAGAGGCTTCGATCGAGGATGAGTTGAACCGGATGCGGCTGGCGCGCGGCCCCATCGGCGAGAGCCTGGTCCACTGCGCGGAGTGCGACGAGCCGATCCCAGAGGCGCGCCGGCGCGCGATCCCAGGCGTGAAGCTCTGTGTTGAATGTCAGAGCGAGCGCGACTCGCGACCGGTCGCGAGGGGCGGAATAAACCGCCGCGGCTCGAAAGACAGTCAACTGAAGTGA
- a CDS encoding YrhK family protein, whose amino-acid sequence MALFDPANHLRSEKHRKIYAYAELAYTFVDFSAAALFVIGSVLFFDESTTYVATWLFVIGSMLFGMRPTIKLAREVAYMRAGDFDDVIDA is encoded by the coding sequence ATGGCTCTATTTGACCCCGCGAATCACTTGCGCAGCGAAAAGCATCGAAAAATCTACGCTTACGCTGAACTGGCTTACACATTTGTGGATTTTTCGGCCGCCGCCCTGTTCGTGATTGGAAGCGTCCTCTTTTTCGATGAGTCGACCACCTATGTGGCTACATGGTTGTTCGTAATCGGTTCCATGCTTTTCGGTATGCGCCCGACCATCAAGCTGGCGCGTGAAGTCGCCTATATGCGGGCTGGCGATTTCGACGATGTGATTGACGCCTGA
- a CDS encoding pyridoxal phosphate-dependent decarboxylase family protein — protein MRELKTGADRVETSLDPTDWPEFRALAHRMLDSALDHLEGAADRPVWRPTPQSARDALRAPPPMEPEGAARAAEDLLAHVLPYPTGNTHPRFFGWVHGTGTPGGIVADIMAAAMNANLGGRDHAPILVEKQVIEWMRRIFGFPENASGLILSGTSMATLIAVIAARKAKAPHDVRRAGVRQGANPMVGYTSSEAHSCIAKAFDQCGLGLDALRRVPVRADLTMDVGALRAMIAEDRAAGALPFAVIGAAATVNTGATDDLDALADIAAEENLWFHVDGAFGAVAALSDELRPRLRGIERADSIAFDFHKWMHVQYDAGCVLIRDGEAHLSAFAHGAEYLTGLPRGLGGGKPWFSDYGIELSRGFRALKVWFALKEHGLRRIGEKVEDNVAQAAYLARLVDAHQDLERLGPAPLNIVCFRYAPDGLAGDLDAIQREIVMDLQESGAAAPSTTTIRGRAAIRINITNHRTKMADMDVLVAAVLEMGARYRA, from the coding sequence ATGCGAGAGTTGAAGACCGGGGCGGATCGTGTCGAAACGTCGCTCGATCCGACGGACTGGCCGGAATTCCGCGCGCTGGCGCACAGGATGCTGGACAGCGCGCTGGACCATCTCGAGGGCGCCGCCGACCGACCGGTCTGGCGGCCAACGCCGCAATCCGCACGGGACGCGCTCCGCGCGCCGCCGCCGATGGAACCGGAGGGCGCGGCGCGGGCTGCGGAAGACCTTCTCGCTCATGTGCTCCCCTACCCGACCGGCAACACGCATCCGCGCTTTTTCGGCTGGGTTCACGGAACTGGAACGCCCGGCGGCATCGTCGCGGACATCATGGCGGCGGCGATGAACGCCAATCTCGGCGGGCGCGACCATGCGCCCATCCTTGTCGAGAAACAGGTGATCGAATGGATGCGGCGGATATTCGGCTTTCCCGAAAACGCCAGTGGTCTCATCCTCAGCGGCACCTCGATGGCGACGCTGATCGCCGTGATCGCCGCGCGAAAGGCGAAGGCGCCGCATGACGTGCGGCGCGCGGGCGTCAGGCAGGGCGCCAACCCCATGGTCGGCTACACTTCGTCGGAAGCGCATAGCTGCATCGCGAAAGCCTTCGACCAATGCGGTCTCGGACTCGACGCTCTGCGGCGTGTCCCGGTGCGCGCGGATTTAACGATGGATGTCGGCGCGCTCCGGGCAATGATCGCGGAGGACCGCGCAGCGGGCGCCCTGCCCTTCGCTGTGATCGGCGCCGCAGCGACCGTGAACACAGGCGCAACGGACGACCTCGATGCGCTCGCGGATATCGCAGCCGAGGAGAATCTCTGGTTCCATGTCGATGGAGCTTTTGGCGCCGTCGCGGCGCTATCCGACGAACTCCGGCCACGGCTGAGGGGAATCGAACGCGCGGACAGCATCGCCTTCGATTTCCACAAATGGATGCATGTCCAGTACGACGCCGGCTGCGTTCTGATCCGCGATGGCGAGGCGCATCTTTCGGCCTTCGCGCATGGCGCCGAGTACCTGACCGGCCTTCCGCGCGGCCTTGGCGGCGGCAAGCCCTGGTTTTCCGATTACGGAATAGAACTCTCGCGCGGTTTCCGGGCGCTCAAGGTCTGGTTCGCGCTGAAGGAGCACGGCCTGCGGCGGATCGGCGAGAAGGTGGAGGACAATGTCGCGCAGGCCGCCTATCTGGCCAGGCTGGTCGACGCGCATCAAGATCTGGAACGTCTCGGGCCCGCCCCGCTCAACATCGTGTGCTTTCGCTACGCCCCCGATGGGCTCGCGGGTGATCTCGACGCCATCCAACGCGAGATCGTCATGGACCTGCAGGAGAGCGGCGCCGCCGCGCCTTCGACGACAACGATCCGGGGTCGGGCGGCGATCCGGATCAACATCACCAATCATCGGACGAAGATGGCGGACATGGACGTGCTGGTCGCCGCGGTGCTGGAAATGGGGGCGCGATATCGCGCGTGA